A genome region from Leifsonia sp. Root112D2 includes the following:
- a CDS encoding anti-sigma factor gives MSENDDPALLGPGYALGILTPEESAAYEAYLASSAPARNESRANDETAALLGLDADAITPPARLKANLMAQLAVTPQLPSLQGPSPQTTDAATAADTPAPAATPVAPAATAVAGPVEAAAHRRWFAKPTTVLVAAAAAVLLFVGGAVVGGTLVPRPSVEQQQASALAQINSAPDAQRASAEVANGGRATLIWSGSLGTSALLIDGLGTLPHDKTYELWYIRGTKAVSAGTFNASADATSWRVLKGTMQAGDTVGVTVEPAGGSEQPTTQPIVAIRS, from the coding sequence ATGAGCGAGAACGACGACCCGGCGCTGCTCGGCCCCGGATACGCGCTGGGCATCCTGACCCCGGAGGAATCGGCGGCCTACGAGGCGTATCTCGCGTCATCGGCACCGGCTCGCAACGAGTCGCGCGCGAACGACGAGACCGCAGCCCTGCTCGGCCTTGATGCCGACGCAATCACGCCTCCCGCCAGACTCAAAGCGAATCTGATGGCGCAGCTCGCGGTCACGCCGCAGTTGCCCTCGTTGCAGGGGCCATCGCCGCAGACCACGGATGCTGCGACAGCCGCCGATACTCCGGCTCCCGCTGCCACACCGGTCGCCCCCGCTGCCACGGCAGTGGCCGGGCCTGTGGAAGCCGCGGCACACCGACGCTGGTTTGCGAAGCCGACAACCGTTCTCGTGGCAGCCGCCGCAGCCGTACTGCTCTTCGTCGGCGGCGCCGTGGTCGGCGGCACCCTGGTCCCCCGGCCATCCGTCGAACAACAGCAGGCCTCGGCACTCGCCCAGATCAATTCGGCGCCCGATGCCCAGCGGGCCTCGGCAGAGGTCGCGAACGGTGGCCGCGCCACCCTTATCTGGTCTGGCTCACTCGGCACCTCGGCTCTGCTGATCGACGGGCTGGGCACGCTTCCGCACGACAAGACCTACGAGCTCTGGTACATCCGCGGCACCAAGGCGGTCTCCGCGGGAACCTTCAACGCGTCCGCCGACGCGACGAGCTGGCGGGTACTGAAGGGAACGATGCAGGCGGGCGACACCGTCGGCGTCACGGTCGAGCCGGCCGGAGGGTCCGAGCAACCGACCACACAACCCATCGTGGCCATCCGCAGCTGA